The Gymnogyps californianus isolate 813 chromosome 5, ASM1813914v2, whole genome shotgun sequence DNA segment GTGCAAGGGGAGTGCCACAATTTGGCTTTCTTTCTGCCCCAGTGCCCCTCAGACATGCTGGGCTAGTACCTACCGGTGCCTAAAATCTCTGGAGTcggggacagacagacagacacatgcacacagaccTGATAAAGTGCATTTCCTTAGGCAACCAGCCTACCAAATAAAAGGGAATATTTGGGGATACactgctcccttcctctcctacCTGATCCCTAGGGACCTGGGGGCAGAGACGTGTGCTTGCAGCAAAAGTGGCTACCCCAGCCCCATCTCCAGGACCCATACCCCTGCCTGCACACTGCCTTCAGCCCGAAACGACCGCGGGGACCTTGCCGGAAAGCACGCCAGCAGGAAGCTCGGCTCCCCGACACCCCTCCCACAGCAGTAGTGTTATAGCAAAGCCCCCCATGCTTCACCCCCCCGACCCTCCTGCAGCGTGGCTGCACCCTTCGCCAGGGGGGAGCAGCCCTGTCTAAGGGCGACAGCGATATCCAGGTACTCATCAGCCCTTCTGATCTTGTCCCACCGTATTTTTTTGCCCTGTGAGAGACCGCACTTGCTTTCCAGGGGCTTTCCAGACACGCGGTGACATATCTCCGGACCACCCGTACCTGGCCCGCCCCGCAGCAGATACGTCTCTTTATGGGCCATAAGGCAGAGCTTCGTTAACATCTGTCAGGGCTGTGCTTCACCTGGCAGATGTCTCCTGGAATGGCCGATGGATCTACTGCCCACAGGGGTCCAGCCGTGCTGCCAGTTTTGTCTTTGCGGGGGATGGAGTCCGTCTGTCCTGGCTCGCGGGGGTCACCTGGCAGCACAGCACCGAGCGCAAGAACCGCAGGACCGGCGGCCTCAGGATGGCGAAGACCCAAGGGTCGACGATGGAATTAATAGAGAGAAATCTCAGGGCTAGGAGGTCCCAGTCGTGGTTGCCCTCTTCCTCGCGGAACTTGTTCACGTAGGCGCGGATCTGTAAAACACAATGGGGAGAAATAATGCCGGGTCTGGGCTTCCAGGATCTGGGCCCCGGGCAGCTTCTTGGGGCGATTCGGGCTGTCACAGCACACTTGCTGCCTCCACCAGTTTAAATGAACTTCTGGCTAATGAAAGCCAGGCCTGTGCTCTGCTCTCAACACGCAGCAAGGCTTCATTTAGCCCTAAGGCAATTAAGCCAGCGGCTGCTTAAGGAAGTGGTGGGTCTCACCTTGAAAACCACACAGGACACATAAATGTGCAAGACAGAGAGGATGCGGGGTGCTGGACCGCTCCGGTCCTTCCTGCAATGTGCCGACTCATAGCAGCTTACGGGGCTTCCTGGAAGGGTGACTCAGCATTCCTTACTCATACGGGTCTAATCGCCACCCCCTCGCTTCGGGGGAGAGGGGATGCTGAGACGGGGACAGGAGCTGGGGACATGGGAGGCATGAGCATCCCTCCTCCGGCCGGGATCCGTTGGGTACCACCCATGGATGCTGCATCCCAGGGCACGAGGTGGCCACAGTGCAGCCGGTACCCGGGGGCTGCCGAAAGCGCAGCACTCCCGAGGGCTGCCCGGGCTCAGGGCTTTTTTGAGAAGGATTTGGTGGTGCTGTGACCTGATGCTCGCTGGGTTCATGTGCCCGGGCTGCTCCTCAGATGGTGGCTGCTGCgggccagccccagccagaAGAGAAAGTGTCACACCAAGGAGGCACCAGCAGTGTTTGGCAGCTCGGTTTGAGACGCTGCCAAAACGCAGCCCGAACACAACCCCACATGGGAGCCGGGcgataggaaaagaaaagctggctGTGCTCCTGGATAAGACTATATCTGCTACTACAGGCCCATGGGATCCCCACCAGCGGCACTTTCCCATCCTGTCTGCCCCAAGCAGACCCACAGGGCCCTGCCCGCCCACCAAGGGGTCCCACTTCGTAACGATCACGGCACCCAAACCTCAGCTTTTTCAGGACACGGGGAGAACCGCCCATCATGTGTGGGCCCATTGACGGGAGCTGAAGCGTCTCTCAGGAAGTTGAGTCTGGCTCCCGGGATGCTCGCGAGCATCCAGACATtactgctttgtcttttctctgtcttaaaACCCAGGCAGCCTGGCTCAGCTACAGCCTGCggtcattttcttttcccttgggaaaagaaagggagcaTGAAGGGAAGGTAGCATCTATTTAACTCCATGAGCACGAAATTAGCACTGGCTGCGCTCCCAACCTTGGTGGGACTCGCTTCTAATGGGAACAAAATGACCTTGTGTGGTGGCAGGCTCGCACACACAGGCAGGGGACACGAGTGGCTCGAGGTGCTCCGGAGTCCGTGATGCTGCTGGTGTAATATGGCTTGGATGGATGAAAAGCGGCCCTTTGGTGGGGAGAGCACGGGGCAGAGTCGGGGGACTCGCTCTCTCCCCTCTGTCACTTGGCCGAGGTGTTTCGACCCCGTATTTCTGCCGGAAGCCTCGTGCACGGAGGGGGCACGGGATGTGGGCACAACCCTTGGGACGAGGCATGCTGTGGCCCATGTGCCAGATCTCCATTCCCAGCAATCACCCATCTCCGTGCCTGCGCCCCGGTGTTGTTGCGGAGGAGTGGAGACCTCCGTCTAACGGTGAGGTCGGTGCTGCCTGCTCGCATCTCCAGCTCCATCCTTCCCTCTTGCCACGGAAATCTGGGATAACTCTGCCCACCCAGCATAGATACCCGCTGTCTCCAGCCCAATGGCATCTCCTTCATCCCAATCTTTGGATGTCTAATTTATTGTTCTGCCACCTCTCACACCTCCACCATGAGTGCCCAGCTCCCAGGAACTGCAGTGATGCCATGTGGTCCAGGGGACCCCTACCCCGGACCCTGCTTGAGCCACGCTGCCAGGCCTCGGAGCCTCAGCGGGATGGGAGGgcacctctgctcctgccacccCATCCTCCTGCCACCCCGTTGTCCTGCCACCCCCTTCTCCTGccaccccagcctcctcctggcACTGGGGATATGGGGAGTGGTTCCCCCAGTACCCCAAGGGACGTGCAAATTGCCTAGAGtttgtggcagagctggggtttCCCAAGCTTCAGGAGGAGCTAAGCTTTGACCTCAGCCCTTGAGGTTTGGGCAGtggagtggggggggggagccttataaagggagggagagaaacgggggtgctggggagagggaccCCACCCCAGGGGAGAAGCGGTCACACTCACCGTGAACGGCAGGGAGCAGATGACGAAGGTGATGGTCatgatggagaggagaaggagatggTCGATCTCCTCAGCCATGGACAACATGCGCCGGCCGCAGCTGCCGGCCGCCCGGGGCTGCTCGACCGTGGCCAGCCGGCGGGTCTTCTGCCCACGACGGCGCATGCGGGCCAGGTTGGCAATGACGCTGAGGTTGCAAAGCAGCACggagaggatgaggaagaggagcagggtgGCGTAGAGAAGCGAGAAGGTGACGTCCAACCTGGACACCTTCCTGCCGCCGTTGTGCCGGTGGTAATCCAGGTGCATCTGGATGAAGCACCAGGTGCCGGGGCAATACTGCACGTACTGCCCAAAGCCCACCAGCGGCAAGGAGCAGAAGGCCGCGGAGAAGGTGTAGATGGTGGGCAGGGCAACCAAGCCCGTGCGGGGGCTGAGAAAGCGCTCGTAGAAGTAAGGCCGCCCCAGGGCCAGGCATCGCTCCAGCGCCATGGCGAAGAGGATGAGCATGGTGGCCAGGCCGAAGAAGCTCATGGCGAAGCCGAAGTAGAGGCAGATGTGTCCTCCTTGGGCCAGGGCGGTCAGGGTGCGGTTGCGGTGATAGGAGGCCAGGACGAAGGGGCTGACGGAGCAGGTACCCAGCAGGTCGGTGACCACCAGGGCCAGCACCAGGACgtggaagagggagggggggcGAGcgcgggggccgcggcggcagcgcagcagcagccccagggccagGAGGTTGCCCAAGAGCCCGGCGGAGAACATGAGGGCGCTGACCAGCGGGCGGGCCCCGGCCGGCAACGCTCCGCTCCGCTCGCACAgcccccgtcccgtcccgttcatcccgccgccgccgcacgaCTGCGCCGCCGCCACCCCCCGGCACCGCCCTCCGcgctgcacacacacacacacagacacacacacacacacatacacatacacacacaccccgccccgccccgcccaccgccccgccccggtcccccc contains these protein-coding regions:
- the PTGER2 gene encoding prostaglandin E2 receptor EP2 subtype; translation: MNGTGRGLCERSGALPAGARPLVSALMFSAGLLGNLLALGLLLRCRRGPRARPPSLFHVLVLALVVTDLLGTCSVSPFVLASYHRNRTLTALAQGGHICLYFGFAMSFFGLATMLILFAMALERCLALGRPYFYERFLSPRTGLVALPTIYTFSAAFCSLPLVGFGQYVQYCPGTWCFIQMHLDYHRHNGGRKVSRLDVTFSLLYATLLLFLILSVLLCNLSVIANLARMRRRGQKTRRLATVEQPRAAGSCGRRMLSMAEEIDHLLLLSIMTITFVICSLPFTIRAYVNKFREEEGNHDWDLLALRFLSINSIVDPWVFAILRPPVLRFLRSVLCCQVTPASQDRRTPSPAKTKLAARLDPCGQ